The Solibacillus daqui genome has a segment encoding these proteins:
- a CDS encoding DUF4279 domain-containing protein yields MDSEDVLRPILNVFKSKTDTINQLKKELNLNVQIYLVISMIDGYTPGLTILPEFSSFAAAINAFIDIDMYVYPFNEPEEE; encoded by the coding sequence TTGGATTCTGAAGATGTTTTACGTCCTATTTTAAATGTTTTCAAGTCTAAAACAGATACCATTAATCAATTAAAAAAAGAGTTAAATTTAAATGTACAGATTTATTTAGTGATTTCAATGATAGATGGTTATACACCAGGTTTAACAATCTTACCTGAATTCAGTAGTTTTGCTGCTGCCATCAATGCTTTTATTGATATTGACATGTATGTATATCCTTTTAATGAACCTGAAGAGGAATAA